Part of the Aquipuribacter hungaricus genome is shown below.
GCTCGACGACACGCTCGGGCGCTGGCTGCCGTGGACCACGGCGTCGGCGGACGGCGTCGCCCGGCTCACCCTGCGCCAGCTGCTCGGCCACACCTCGGGCCTCACCCGTGACGGCGCCGACGGCGACCACTGGCAGCTGCGCCGGCCGTTCCTCGACGAGGCCGCGCTCCGGGCCGTGCTCGACGACCCCGCCTCGCTCGTCACCGCACCGGACGTGCGGTTCAAGTACTCGAACATCGGCTACGCCCTGCTCGGCCTCGTGGTCGCGGCGGCCTCGGGGACGTCGTGGGCGGAGGCGGTCCGCGCGCGGGTGGTGGAGCCGCTGGGGCTCACCTCGACCGCACCCGACCTGGCCCCCGGCGACCCGCTCGCCGACCGGGTGGCGACGGGCTACACCTCGCTGGCCTACGCCGACGAGCGGGTGCCGGTCGAGCAGGTCGGGACCGGGGCGATGGCCGCCGCCACCGGGTTCTGCTCCACCGCGACCGACCTGGTCCGCTACCTGTCGGCGCACGCCGAGGGCGAGGACGGACCGCGGCTGCTCGACCCGCTGGCCCGCCGCCAGATGCAGCACACCTGGTGGGACGTCGACGGGACGCCCGACGAGGGCTACGGGCTCGGCATGGGCGTCACCACCGTGGGCCGCCGCCGGACGGTCGGCCACGGCGGCGGCTGGCCCGGTCACATCACCCGCAGCCTGCTCGACCCGGTCGCCGGCCTCGCGGTGTCGGTGCTGACCAACGCTGTCGACGGCCCCGCCGTGGAGCTCGCGACCGGGGCGGTCCGGCTGCTCGACCTCGCCGCGTCAGCGCCCGCCGGGACGGAGCCGCTCGCCGGGGAGGCGCTGGCCACGGCCCGGGCGGCGACCGGTCGCTGGGCGACGCTGTGGGGCGTGCAGGACGTCGCCGTCCTCGGTGGCCGGCTCGTGCTGCTGTCGCCCGCGCTCGCCGACCCCACCGGGTCGGTGCAGGAGCTCGAGGTGCTCGACGCGACGACGCTGCAGGTGGTGAGCGGGCCGGGGTACGCCTCCGTCGGGGAACGGGTGCTGCTGGACCGCGACGGGGACGGGCCCGCCCGCACCCTGCGCGCCGGCAGCGGCATGACCGCCTGGCGGCTGGAGGACCTCCCGCTGCCGGGCCGCGTGGGGCTCGGCAGCCTGTGGCCGGCCGGTCAGGAGCCTGGCGGTCGCTGACGTGCGGTGGCCGCTGGGGCGGCGGCCGCTGGTGCGCGCGGCCGCTAGCGCGCG
Proteins encoded:
- a CDS encoding serine hydrolase domain-containing protein, which encodes MSSAAPPPDLTPDLVRGAGAYVDSWWGFRRRHHRLPGMQGAVALRGDVLLSAAHGLADVAAGTPVDDSTVFRVASHSKTFTATVVHQLATEGALGLDDTLGRWLPWTTASADGVARLTLRQLLGHTSGLTRDGADGDHWQLRRPFLDEAALRAVLDDPASLVTAPDVRFKYSNIGYALLGLVVAAASGTSWAEAVRARVVEPLGLTSTAPDLAPGDPLADRVATGYTSLAYADERVPVEQVGTGAMAAATGFCSTATDLVRYLSAHAEGEDGPRLLDPLARRQMQHTWWDVDGTPDEGYGLGMGVTTVGRRRTVGHGGGWPGHITRSLLDPVAGLAVSVLTNAVDGPAVELATGAVRLLDLAASAPAGTEPLAGEALATARAATGRWATLWGVQDVAVLGGRLVLLSPALADPTGSVQELEVLDATTLQVVSGPGYASVGERVLLDRDGDGPARTLRAGSGMTAWRLEDLPLPGRVGLGSLWPAGQEPGGR